One Leptospira wolbachii serovar Codice str. CDC genomic region harbors:
- a CDS encoding bifunctional diaminohydroxyphosphoribosylaminopyrimidine deaminase/5-amino-6-(5-phosphoribosylamino)uracil reductase RibD translates to MNAEKRKETYSLHSLLGFLAMGKTGANPPVSAVLTDPDGSVLSSAHTQIYGGNHAERELYSRYPSSQVSDRKEDTNSDEIKNSNNPNETLTKVEFLSVSLEPCTHFGKTPPCRDLVIERKPKDIKLGWKDPNPLIASGDWEKYTKAGISVALDPMLAKVSLPYLQGFLTRVQTGRPWVWIKSATSKEGNFASKDKKKERVSSEEIDLSLQLLRAKVDAVAVGPGTVVSDSPSLHFRITEEMILSQKPGKRITELEPFFEAGSGLISSLLQYTKETAEIHRLEENLYQPYRVFVLDPNRLPLDTFFAKQLELTERIGEKKCIFFILTEDDTKPLSIELENQIQSLSRFEGVDIGPSDGGKFLEILGGLGINTLLCESGNFFPSFLCEELTETDRILEIRNENKSLPDGIPFVYQNDFLISEYQLGTNRIFVRKPQRST, encoded by the coding sequence ATGAATGCAGAGAAACGAAAGGAAACTTATTCTCTGCATTCCCTTCTTGGGTTTTTGGCCATGGGAAAAACCGGAGCCAATCCGCCCGTCTCTGCGGTATTAACCGATCCCGATGGCTCTGTCTTGTCAAGTGCACATACCCAAATCTATGGTGGTAACCATGCCGAAAGGGAGCTTTATTCTCGTTACCCAAGTTCTCAAGTGAGCGATCGGAAAGAAGATACAAATTCCGATGAGATAAAGAATTCAAACAACCCAAATGAGACTTTAACTAAAGTTGAATTCCTTTCTGTCAGTTTAGAACCGTGTACCCATTTTGGAAAAACTCCACCTTGCCGTGATTTGGTGATCGAAAGAAAGCCAAAGGATATCAAACTTGGCTGGAAAGATCCCAATCCTTTGATTGCTTCAGGAGACTGGGAAAAGTATACGAAAGCTGGAATTTCTGTGGCTCTCGACCCGATGCTTGCGAAAGTTTCTCTACCTTATTTACAAGGATTTTTGACTCGAGTACAAACAGGAAGGCCATGGGTTTGGATTAAGTCTGCCACATCCAAGGAAGGGAATTTTGCTTCCAAGGATAAAAAAAAAGAACGCGTAAGTTCGGAAGAAATCGATCTCTCCTTGCAGTTGTTACGCGCCAAAGTGGATGCGGTGGCAGTCGGTCCAGGAACTGTTGTTTCCGATTCTCCTTCTCTTCATTTTCGGATCACCGAAGAAATGATACTTTCGCAAAAACCAGGAAAACGAATCACAGAACTAGAACCTTTTTTTGAAGCCGGCTCTGGACTTATTTCTTCTTTATTACAGTATACAAAAGAAACCGCAGAAATTCATCGGTTGGAAGAAAATCTTTACCAACCATATCGTGTTTTTGTTTTGGATCCGAATCGTCTTCCGCTAGATACATTCTTTGCAAAACAACTCGAACTTACTGAGAGAATCGGTGAAAAAAAATGTATCTTTTTTATCCTAACCGAGGATGATACTAAACCTCTCTCCATAGAATTGGAAAATCAGATCCAATCACTTTCGCGTTTTGAGGGAGTGGACATCGGTCCAAGTGATGGCGGAAAATTTTTAGAAATATTGGGTGGCCTCGGCATCAACACTTTGTTATGCGAATCGGGAAATTTTTTCCCATCTTTTTTGTGTGAGGAACTGACAGAAACAGATCGAATCCTGGAGATTCGGAATGAAAACAAATCCTTACCCGACGGAATTCCTTTTGTTTATCAGAATGATTTTTTGATTTCGGAATACCAGTTAGGAACCAACCGTATTTTTGTTAGAAAACCCCAAAGGAGCACTTAA
- a CDS encoding prepilin peptidase gives MDESNWLFLWTLSTYGILFFFGASLASFYTTLGERILLYCYGKKRKEAKGFNRWKVILTKPSHCPTCGHLVTKTHLSPILGWFLTKGKCFQCKTDLPKLYPLTEFLFGLVAVFVYFVSEDIVGTITLLFLFGHLLISMMTDAREFSLDYENLPFLIGFGFLANYLLFGEKISLETLWVFLGFLSFYLFIYLLFRGGTGLGDVLFSPVFAAIAGNPFWILYFNSSYLLAVGFSFLLRKKGEPLKGKKVPMGLYFSLGLFLTFFAKLLVHYYNWEGLSIYGTIE, from the coding sequence ATGGATGAATCGAATTGGTTATTCTTATGGACCCTCTCGACCTATGGAATTCTATTTTTCTTTGGAGCAAGCCTTGCTAGTTTTTATACTACACTCGGCGAACGCATCCTTCTCTATTGTTATGGCAAAAAAAGAAAGGAAGCCAAGGGATTTAATCGCTGGAAAGTTATCCTTACCAAGCCAAGCCACTGTCCAACTTGCGGGCATTTGGTGACAAAAACCCATCTCTCACCGATTCTGGGTTGGTTTTTAACGAAAGGCAAGTGTTTTCAGTGTAAAACAGACCTTCCCAAACTATATCCACTTACAGAATTTCTCTTTGGCCTCGTTGCTGTATTTGTTTATTTTGTTTCGGAAGACATTGTTGGAACCATCACCCTTCTCTTTCTATTTGGACATCTACTCATTTCTATGATGACTGATGCCCGTGAATTTTCTCTCGATTATGAAAACCTCCCCTTTCTGATTGGATTTGGGTTTCTAGCCAACTATCTTTTGTTTGGTGAAAAAATAAGTCTAGAAACACTTTGGGTTTTTCTAGGGTTTTTATCTTTTTATCTTTTCATCTACTTACTATTTCGAGGAGGCACTGGCCTTGGAGATGTCCTCTTCTCCCCAGTGTTTGCCGCGATTGCAGGAAATCCCTTTTGGATTTTGTATTTCAATTCGTCTTATCTACTCGCAGTGGGATTTAGTTTTTTACTGCGTAAAAAAGGGGAACCATTGAAGGGAAAAAAAGTTCCCATGGGTCTTTACTTTTCCCTTGGATTGTTTTTGACCTTCTTTGCCAAACTTCTTGTCCACTACTACAACTGGGAGGGTTTATCCATCTATGGAACCATTGAATGA
- a CDS encoding STAS domain-containing protein — protein sequence MELKLNTTGKIKTIEIAGKFDIESTEEFESIFAKLIEPNPSIVSIDMSRLDYIDSSGIGSLIKSLNSLKNKKGKLILVGMKPMIQNVFKLAKLDMFFEIMTDSDFQTKYAKDDMDSDIDDLLKRN from the coding sequence GTGGAACTGAAACTGAACACAACAGGAAAGATCAAAACCATTGAAATCGCAGGGAAATTTGATATTGAATCCACAGAGGAATTTGAATCAATTTTTGCCAAACTGATAGAACCAAATCCAAGTATTGTATCCATCGATATGAGTCGCCTTGACTATATAGATTCGTCTGGTATTGGCTCGCTAATCAAAAGTTTAAATTCTCTAAAAAACAAAAAGGGCAAACTCATCCTTGTCGGAATGAAACCAATGATCCAAAATGTATTCAAATTAGCAAAACTTGATATGTTCTTCGAAATCATGACTGATTCAGATTTCCAAACAAAATATGCTAAGGACGATATGGATTCCGATATTGACGATTTACTAAAAAGAAATTAA
- the secF gene encoding protein translocase subunit SecF — protein MHNINFTKYKYFTLSFSFLAIVFGFVVTFAKYGGFAHSLDFNGGLRTVVELPADKTRNDLEGYFQSKKIEAVVILLEKEKNIYQLDIGLGSLDTIESLYKEIPEVNRESSTSAIDRFVQLLRYEYKLPKEKVLSADQVGAVVGGELTEVGITLLLTTLAIILLYLSIRSQFKFALASSIALVHDILMTLALIGFLQIKPSVPIIAALLTLLGYSINDKIVVFDRIRENAHGKDNLALSNIINVSITQTLGRTINTSFTTMISVVAIIVGGAVELYDFAFVLLFGVIVGTYSSIYIAAPISEIYDQLRKKRFA, from the coding sequence ATGCATAATATCAATTTCACAAAGTATAAATACTTTACTCTTAGTTTTTCGTTCTTAGCGATTGTTTTCGGATTTGTTGTCACCTTCGCAAAGTATGGTGGGTTTGCTCACTCACTCGATTTTAATGGTGGACTTCGTACGGTTGTTGAACTTCCGGCAGACAAAACTCGTAACGATTTAGAAGGATACTTCCAATCCAAAAAAATCGAAGCAGTTGTTATCCTTTTGGAAAAAGAAAAGAATATCTACCAATTGGATATCGGACTAGGTTCCCTTGATACAATAGAATCTTTGTATAAAGAAATTCCAGAAGTTAACAGAGAATCTTCAACTTCTGCTATTGACCGCTTTGTTCAACTTTTAAGATATGAATACAAACTTCCTAAAGAAAAAGTTTTGTCTGCTGACCAAGTGGGTGCAGTTGTGGGTGGTGAGTTGACGGAAGTGGGAATCACACTGCTTTTAACAACTCTTGCCATCATTCTTTTGTATTTGAGTATTCGTTCTCAGTTTAAGTTTGCTTTGGCATCTTCCATCGCACTGGTTCATGATATCCTAATGACACTAGCTCTCATTGGTTTTTTGCAAATCAAACCGAGTGTTCCCATCATTGCGGCTCTTCTTACTCTTCTTGGTTATTCCATTAACGATAAAATCGTAGTATTTGACCGAATCAGGGAGAATGCCCACGGAAAAGACAACTTAGCTCTTTCCAATATCATTAATGTTTCCATCACTCAAACTTTAGGTAGAACTATCAATACTTCCTTTACAACAATGATTTCCGTTGTGGCGATCATTGTAGGTGGGGCAGTGGAATTGTATGATTTTGCTTTTGTCCTTCTTTTTGGAGTGATTGTGGGAACATATTCTTCTATTTACATTGCTGCTCCAATTTCTGAGATCTACGACCAACTCAGGAAAAAAAGATTCGCATAA
- a CDS encoding SRP-less Sec system protein, with the protein MKRLFFISLIFCFSASLFAQEGLDFLDKVNDKPKSTTTKPKEETVTPTTKKQTNVVTTAVTTTGKKKRSKKKSKQNQLVTTETLPQNTNLAANPNTNTTVTDKSFPGLEKQPTVLEEEEVVHNGLWMDSNVSVEPSGLPGFSADLKIGKTEGSKSEVSFSPNKETGKSLFNFSDFFAKYKKAMMILGIIILFAFYRLRSARPGSSSRSYRR; encoded by the coding sequence ATGAAACGACTCTTCTTCATTTCCCTAATATTCTGTTTTTCGGCCTCCCTCTTTGCACAAGAGGGATTGGATTTTTTAGATAAGGTCAACGATAAACCAAAATCTACAACTACCAAACCGAAAGAAGAAACCGTCACTCCCACAACAAAAAAACAAACGAATGTTGTGACCACGGCGGTAACAACAACAGGCAAGAAGAAGAGATCCAAAAAGAAATCTAAACAAAACCAACTCGTTACTACAGAAACTCTTCCGCAAAACACCAATTTGGCTGCCAATCCCAATACAAATACGACGGTTACGGATAAATCCTTTCCTGGTTTGGAAAAACAGCCTACGGTTTTGGAAGAAGAGGAAGTGGTTCACAATGGATTGTGGATGGATTCTAATGTTTCTGTAGAACCATCTGGACTGCCTGGATTTTCCGCTGATTTGAAAATCGGAAAGACAGAAGGTTCTAAATCGGAAGTCAGTTTTTCTCCAAACAAAGAAACAGGAAAATCGCTATTTAATTTCTCTGATTTTTTTGCTAAATACAAAAAAGCGATGATGATCCTTGGGATTATCATACTCTTTGCTTTTTACAGACTTAGATCTGCTCGCCCGGGATCTAGCAGTCGTTCTTATAGAAGATAA
- a CDS encoding pyridoxal phosphate-dependent aminotransferase has translation MDFANRMYGIDSSPIRKAFELARSIQNPINLSIGQPHFPCPPNIIEVLTKAAQDGKTSYTLTGGIPELKSAMVEKYRNQNQISYAHEDRILVTSGISSALFLLFNALVNEGDECLVVSPYFLMYPAMLKFYGGKVVPLDESFKPADLESLKSRKFKLIIFSNPSNPTGKVLSKEQLRALANLAESTGAYLISDEIYELFDYDKQFFSIGSEYEKTITLTGFSKTYNMTGLRLATILAEDKVIKALTTLQQYTVVCAPSITQWAGIEALKTDMSAYIQDYKEKRDFVYESLKDYYPIQKSGGAFYSFFQVPVTDEEFIQRAVKKDLILVPGFIFCDKKNFVRLSFATEWDTLKRGMKALQELSKES, from the coding sequence ATGGATTTCGCAAATAGAATGTATGGGATTGACTCCTCCCCTATCCGCAAGGCCTTTGAACTTGCACGGAGTATCCAAAACCCGATCAATTTGAGTATCGGACAACCTCACTTTCCTTGCCCACCTAACATCATAGAGGTTTTGACAAAAGCGGCACAAGACGGCAAAACTTCTTACACCCTTACCGGTGGGATTCCTGAACTAAAATCTGCCATGGTAGAAAAATACCGGAACCAAAACCAAATCTCTTATGCTCATGAAGACCGGATCCTTGTGACTTCAGGAATTTCTTCGGCACTCTTTCTGCTTTTCAATGCTCTCGTCAATGAAGGTGACGAATGTTTGGTGGTTTCTCCTTACTTTTTAATGTATCCTGCTATGTTAAAATTTTACGGAGGAAAAGTGGTTCCCCTCGATGAAAGTTTTAAACCCGCTGACTTGGAATCATTAAAATCCAGAAAATTCAAACTCATCATTTTTTCGAATCCATCCAACCCTACCGGTAAGGTATTATCTAAAGAACAACTCAGAGCTCTAGCTAATTTAGCAGAAAGCACCGGAGCCTATCTCATCAGCGATGAAATTTACGAACTCTTCGATTATGATAAACAGTTTTTCTCGATTGGTTCTGAATATGAAAAAACCATCACACTTACTGGTTTTTCCAAAACATACAATATGACAGGGCTTAGGCTTGCCACCATCCTCGCGGAAGACAAGGTTATCAAAGCTCTCACCACCTTACAGCAGTATACCGTGGTATGTGCTCCATCCATCACCCAATGGGCCGGAATCGAAGCTTTAAAAACAGATATGAGTGCTTACATCCAGGACTATAAAGAAAAACGGGACTTTGTTTACGAATCTTTAAAGGACTACTACCCCATCCAAAAATCGGGTGGTGCTTTTTATTCCTTCTTCCAAGTTCCTGTTACAGATGAAGAGTTCATCCAAAGGGCCGTAAAAAAAGATCTAATCCTTGTTCCTGGATTTATTTTCTGTGACAAAAAGAATTTTGTTCGGCTTTCTTTTGCTACAGAATGGGACACTTTAAAACGAGGAATGAAGGCCTTACAGGAACTCTCGAAGGAATCTTGA
- a CDS encoding riboflavin synthase — protein MFTGLVETIGKVVEITPIDSGIQFTIETEWENPDLKIGDSIAINGACMTVTEFSDLGNLFKFYASFKSLELTNLSRLGEGFAVNLERAMSLGQRFGGHLVQGHVDGMAKVISRKQIEAEVEEFWVEIPEELQRYFVKKGSVTLDGISLTVVDVKDGNIQLILIPETMEKTNAGSWKKDQRLNVEVDVLAKYIENYLSQRSGN, from the coding sequence ATGTTTACTGGTCTTGTGGAAACTATTGGAAAAGTCGTTGAAATTACTCCCATTGATTCGGGCATTCAATTCACAATTGAAACAGAATGGGAAAATCCTGATTTAAAAATAGGAGATTCCATAGCCATCAATGGGGCTTGTATGACAGTCACCGAGTTTTCTGACTTAGGAAATTTGTTTAAATTTTATGCTTCCTTTAAATCTTTAGAACTTACCAACTTATCTAGATTAGGTGAAGGTTTCGCTGTTAATTTGGAAAGGGCAATGTCTCTTGGCCAACGTTTCGGAGGCCATTTAGTGCAAGGCCATGTGGATGGAATGGCCAAGGTCATTAGCCGAAAACAAATTGAAGCAGAAGTAGAAGAATTCTGGGTGGAAATTCCTGAAGAACTTCAGCGTTATTTTGTGAAAAAGGGATCTGTGACTTTAGATGGGATCAGTTTGACTGTGGTGGATGTAAAGGATGGAAATATCCAACTGATCTTAATTCCTGAGACTATGGAAAAAACCAATGCAGGTTCCTGGAAAAAAGACCAACGATTGAATGTGGAAGTGGATGTTCTGGCCAAATACATTGAAAACTATTTAAGCCAAAGATCAGGAAATTAA
- a CDS encoding bifunctional 3,4-dihydroxy-2-butanone-4-phosphate synthase/GTP cyclohydrolase II produces the protein MIRPIEEAIEEIRQGKMIILVDSEDRENEGDLVCASQFADKDKINFMATHGRGLICVPMERERLQTLGLGKMVDDLSLGDKHGTAFTVSVDAKHGTSTGISAHDRAKTVEVLLDPNTKSEDLVRPGHLFPLQAVTGGVLRRAGHTEAAVDLSKLAGLYASGVICEIMNDDGSMARIPDLEKFAKTHGLNIYTIEDLIRYRRHKEKLIHLEVEANLPTEFGDFKIKAYSTQIDDKIHMALVKGEIDPAKPVLVRVHSECLTGDIFSSQRCDCGPQLHNALRMIEKEGNGVLLYMRQEGRGIGIINKLKAYSLQEGGLDTVEANEKLGFAPDLREYGIGAQILRDIGVKQMKLITNNPRKIVGLEGYNLHVTERVPIEIDPVEENSRYLHTKKTKLGHLLNLHG, from the coding sequence ATGATACGTCCGATCGAAGAAGCAATCGAAGAAATCCGCCAAGGCAAAATGATCATTCTCGTCGACTCTGAAGACAGAGAAAACGAAGGTGATTTGGTCTGTGCCTCCCAATTTGCAGACAAAGACAAAATTAACTTTATGGCGACTCACGGCCGCGGACTTATCTGTGTTCCGATGGAAAGGGAAAGGCTGCAGACTTTGGGCCTTGGGAAGATGGTGGATGATTTAAGTTTGGGAGACAAACACGGAACTGCTTTTACCGTATCCGTGGATGCTAAACATGGAACCTCTACGGGAATCTCTGCACATGACAGAGCAAAAACTGTAGAAGTCCTACTTGATCCAAATACTAAATCAGAAGATTTGGTTCGCCCCGGGCACTTGTTTCCGCTACAAGCCGTGACTGGTGGGGTTTTAAGAAGGGCAGGGCATACGGAAGCCGCAGTCGACTTATCAAAGTTAGCTGGGTTGTATGCCAGTGGTGTCATTTGTGAAATCATGAATGACGACGGGTCAATGGCCCGCATTCCTGATTTAGAAAAATTTGCAAAAACCCATGGACTGAACATTTATACGATTGAAGATTTAATTCGTTACCGCCGACACAAAGAAAAACTCATCCATCTAGAAGTGGAAGCAAATCTTCCCACCGAGTTTGGTGACTTCAAAATCAAAGCCTATTCCACGCAAATAGATGATAAAATCCACATGGCTTTAGTTAAGGGCGAGATTGATCCTGCAAAGCCCGTGCTCGTGCGAGTACATAGTGAATGTTTGACTGGTGATATTTTTTCTTCGCAGCGTTGTGATTGTGGTCCTCAACTCCACAATGCTTTGCGAATGATCGAAAAAGAAGGAAATGGGGTACTTCTCTATATGCGTCAAGAAGGGCGTGGGATTGGAATCATCAATAAACTCAAAGCTTATTCTTTGCAAGAGGGGGGACTCGATACTGTCGAAGCCAATGAAAAATTGGGATTTGCTCCTGACCTCAGAGAATACGGAATAGGTGCTCAGATTTTAAGGGATATTGGGGTGAAACAAATGAAACTCATCACCAATAACCCTCGTAAGATTGTCGGACTCGAAGGATACAACTTACATGTAACAGAAAGAGTTCCAATAGAGATTGATCCTGTGGAGGAGAACTCTCGTTATCTACATACCAAAAAAACAAAGTTAGGACATTTGTTAAACTTACACGGTTAA
- the yajC gene encoding preprotein translocase subunit YajC — protein MLNFNFLTPDILILAQEEGAKSSLQSLIIIPIMLVAMYFLVILPNKKEEKKRKEMITNLQKGDNVVTNSGLHGKIVEFKDNNETVVLSVAANTNITFETSAILKKKA, from the coding sequence ATGCTCAATTTTAATTTTTTAACACCAGATATCCTAATCCTTGCCCAAGAAGAGGGTGCAAAATCGTCCCTACAGTCACTCATTATCATTCCGATCATGTTAGTTGCTATGTACTTTCTTGTGATCCTTCCGAACAAAAAAGAAGAGAAGAAACGTAAAGAGATGATTACCAATCTCCAAAAAGGGGACAACGTTGTAACGAATAGCGGCCTCCACGGAAAGATTGTAGAGTTCAAAGACAATAACGAAACTGTTGTTTTGAGTGTTGCTGCGAATACAAACATCACATTTGAAACTAGCGCTATTCTGAAGAAGAAAGCCTAA
- the pdxH gene encoding pyridoxamine 5'-phosphate oxidase yields the protein MNDLQNMRKHYTRSVLSEETAGVNPLELFTLWFSEAQTEGEQEPNAMSLATVDKSGQPSARIVLLKGLIRDEFQFFTNYNSDKGNDIADNNKVALNFFWPKLERQIRIEGLASRIPKEESQTYFQVRPRESQIGALTSNQSSVVPSREFLEEKFASLTKEWEGKEVPMPENWGGYSVFPIKIEFWQGRVGRLHDRIQFERKETGWNRSRLSP from the coding sequence TTGAATGACCTACAAAATATGCGAAAACATTACACTCGCTCCGTACTTTCGGAAGAAACAGCGGGCGTTAATCCTTTAGAACTTTTTACTCTATGGTTTTCTGAGGCACAAACAGAAGGAGAACAGGAACCCAACGCTATGTCTTTGGCGACTGTAGACAAATCAGGACAACCTTCTGCAAGGATTGTTCTACTGAAAGGCCTCATCCGTGATGAGTTCCAATTCTTTACCAATTACAATTCCGATAAAGGAAATGATATTGCAGATAACAACAAAGTCGCTTTGAATTTCTTTTGGCCGAAACTCGAAAGACAAATCCGAATCGAAGGTTTAGCGAGTCGCATACCTAAGGAAGAATCACAAACTTACTTTCAGGTAAGACCAAGGGAATCTCAAATTGGAGCACTCACATCCAACCAAAGTTCGGTGGTGCCTTCGAGGGAATTTTTGGAAGAAAAATTTGCCTCTCTTACCAAAGAATGGGAAGGAAAGGAAGTGCCCATGCCGGAAAACTGGGGTGGGTATTCGGTTTTCCCTATCAAAATCGAGTTTTGGCAAGGAAGGGTGGGAAGGCTCCACGACCGGATCCAATTTGAAAGAAAAGAAACAGGATGGAACCGTTCGAGATTATCCCCTTAA
- the secD gene encoding protein translocase subunit SecD — MQSYRLLILPFLILAVSFTILYPNFADRTLKIVVREDVYSLPEADQKTRVNALFERWANDYGKTSGWTIEPQGTLPPKENPFYTVKGRFITSAKINQISQENQSLVSESKNKLEPTWIEETIRGGKSLSIKLGLDLQGGMRVVLKGDFDDYTSKLKDLYAKELSELNLTLNNPTAKPEEKEKAKSRLAEIESSFDLSPMRKIVELEKAKMIIDNRLTTQNLTEPQVRIQKEQDAIEVSLPGVSNSAAILEILQNTETVEYRLEEPTPFLFKGQIADSERRMMDLGKRENTDIYLFQELVKNKAGKKAQDEFLESLEKKYNIPKDFKVYAMWARGNSAKSALLPRSFVVLERKIALSGNDMTNAQPSYNSNSYGWMVSFTLTPNGAEKFFDLTSQNRGRNLAIVWGDKVISNPVINDPIAGGRAEISGSFSEQEAIRLANVISEGALPIPLSVLEMRFIGPTLGIESIEVGVKAVAIGFFLVMVYMIFYYRLGGFIADLSLLVNIIILAALLTLMDFTLTLPGIAGIILTAGMAVDANVIIYERIREEIEEGRALSIAVTRGFENAFWTIMDANVTTLIAGILMIRLGNGPIKGFAITLCWGIVTTLFTSLFLSRLFMELTVNRLGVHHLNLRPFFFGKKETTNA, encoded by the coding sequence TTGCAATCGTATCGACTATTGATTCTTCCTTTTCTGATTCTGGCAGTTTCCTTTACAATCCTGTATCCGAACTTCGCCGATCGCACTTTAAAGATCGTTGTTAGAGAGGATGTGTATTCTCTTCCTGAAGCCGATCAAAAAACAAGAGTAAACGCACTCTTTGAACGTTGGGCAAACGATTATGGAAAAACTTCCGGTTGGACCATTGAACCTCAAGGAACTCTTCCTCCTAAAGAGAATCCATTTTATACTGTGAAAGGAAGGTTTATCACTTCCGCAAAGATCAATCAGATTTCGCAAGAAAACCAATCTTTAGTAAGCGAATCAAAAAACAAACTAGAGCCTACTTGGATTGAAGAAACAATCCGCGGTGGAAAATCGTTATCCATTAAATTGGGTCTCGACTTACAAGGTGGTATGCGAGTGGTTCTCAAAGGAGACTTTGATGATTACACATCCAAACTAAAAGATCTATATGCAAAAGAATTGTCTGAACTCAATCTTACATTAAACAATCCTACTGCGAAACCAGAGGAGAAAGAAAAAGCAAAGTCAAGACTTGCAGAAATTGAATCTAGTTTTGATCTTTCTCCCATGCGTAAAATTGTGGAGTTAGAGAAAGCAAAGATGATTATCGACAATCGTCTTACAACACAGAACCTAACAGAACCACAAGTTCGTATCCAAAAGGAACAAGATGCAATTGAAGTATCCCTTCCAGGTGTTTCGAACTCTGCTGCCATCTTAGAAATTTTACAAAACACTGAAACTGTCGAATACCGTTTAGAAGAGCCAACACCGTTTCTTTTCAAAGGTCAAATTGCCGATAGCGAACGCCGGATGATGGATTTAGGTAAAAGAGAAAACACGGACATTTATCTCTTTCAAGAACTTGTGAAAAACAAGGCTGGAAAAAAAGCCCAAGATGAGTTTTTAGAAAGCCTTGAGAAAAAATACAATATTCCTAAAGACTTTAAAGTATATGCTATGTGGGCTCGGGGCAATTCTGCTAAGTCGGCACTTCTCCCTCGTAGTTTTGTGGTTTTGGAACGTAAAATTGCCCTTTCCGGGAATGATATGACCAACGCACAACCATCTTACAATTCCAACTCCTATGGATGGATGGTAAGTTTTACTCTCACTCCTAATGGTGCAGAGAAATTTTTTGATCTCACATCTCAAAACCGCGGACGTAACCTAGCGATTGTTTGGGGGGATAAAGTAATCTCTAATCCAGTAATCAATGATCCTATTGCTGGCGGTCGTGCTGAGATTTCTGGAAGTTTTTCGGAACAAGAAGCCATCCGTTTGGCGAACGTAATTTCCGAAGGTGCACTTCCTATTCCTTTGTCAGTTTTGGAAATGCGATTCATTGGACCTACACTTGGAATTGAATCGATAGAAGTGGGAGTCAAAGCCGTAGCCATCGGATTCTTTTTGGTGATGGTTTATATGATATTCTATTACAGGTTAGGTGGTTTTATTGCCGACCTTTCCTTACTTGTGAATATCATCATTTTGGCTGCACTTCTCACACTTATGGATTTTACGTTAACCCTTCCTGGAATTGCAGGGATCATTTTGACTGCAGGTATGGCCGTGGATGCCAACGTGATTATCTATGAAAGGATCCGAGAGGAAATAGAAGAGGGCCGAGCACTTTCGATTGCCGTCACTCGTGGTTTTGAAAACGCATTCTGGACCATTATGGATGCCAACGTCACCACACTCATTGCGGGAATTCTAATGATTCGTCTTGGAAATGGACCGATAAAAGGTTTTGCGATCACACTTTGTTGGGGTATTGTTACCACTCTTTTTACATCGCTTTTCCTCTCGCGATTATTTATGGAACTGACAGTCAACCGATTGGGTGTCCATCACTTGAATTTAAGACCTTTCTTCTTTGGGAAAAAGGAGACTACTAATGCATAA